The DNA region TTATTTCTACTTGTATTATAATAATTTGATTAGGTGAACCTTCAAACTATACTAGCTGTTAAGCTGCCCAATGTGCAGGTGATTTAAAGTGGCAATTATATTTTagatgtttgaaaatatttaatttaatattatttttttatttaaaataaatattttctcaaGTAAATTTgttgataattttgaaaaaaaaaagactacTATTTATGCTTTATAGGAACGAATTGAATGGTAGCAAAAATCGAATCAATTGGTTTAAACAACTAAAACATATTATTTAGCTCATGGTATTGAATTATGTACTGTTACTATTGTTTATTGACTTCTCCATAGTTATTTTCCTTTTCGATCTTCTACATTTAATAATCTCAAATCGTATTTGTGAAACTAaagtaattaaattaaattcattttttaattctcataattaatataaaaattacaATAGCTTATtataaattaccaaattcattttacatttttaaattttttttttagtaggCACTATATATCTAACTCTTTAAACTAATTAATACTAGAATCGAATGATTTAGTCCCATAAAAATTTTTCAATGACCATGTGGATAAATTTATTGTGCTTGTTGTTTTCTCAGACCTGCTATCCATTGAAGTAAAAATCACTTACAGTTTGTAGTATATGGTCTCGATTCAAGATTCATGGGATCCGTACTTGGATATCCAACCACTTCATATTACCTTGGgtctacattttattttatttatttttaattaatattagatATTCTGCTTATGCCAACTAATCTAGAATGATCAGTTATATGAAAATTTTCTACAGACAACTAAACTAAATTAGAAAGTACTTACAGCGGATGATTCATCAACAAGTATTCTTTAGTCAATCATCTATTCAGaaaaaattatctattaatttattaaagtacTTTTTGAGGACATATTACCATCTAGTATTTAGGGTTTGTATTTCTTTTAATAccaattatcattttttttaaaaaaatataaacccTATGATCCTAGACCTTAAACCCTAAATCTTAAATCCTCAACCTTAAATCCTAAAACAAAAttgataattaataataaaaaatataaacctTAAATTCTACATCTAAATCCTAGATCCTAgtttataattgatgattaaaaAGTGGGAGGGAGCCGCTCGTACAGATCGAAATGTCAAAAATGAATCCGACTCAACGACTCGATCCGAATCAACTAAAAAACAAATCAAGttctgtttgaaaattttttagttCAGGTCGAATTTTAATTGGAGGGTTTCAGATTGAAAATGGTTGGATTgatttaacaagttttttttttgactacatcaaatttaattttgaaaattaagataccataaatatatattaatatgaatgttagtatgataatgatatagtattaaaataaaaataaagaattataagaaaaataattaaaaaattattttgaatcgaATTTTTCAAATTATTCAAGTTGATCGGATTTGAGTTTAGGAATTTCGAGTTGAAATCGGGTTCAGGTCGGATTCATattgagatttaaaaaaaatttagacccAACCTAAATCTAAATCCTACCTATTTTATCTATCCAAATTGACACCCCTATATAAGGACAAGATTTAACAAATCCATATATCTCTCCACtatccaaaaattaaaaaaaaaactctcaacTATTCTTTTATGGGtcgtatttttttattatattttaccgTATATATAATAAGAATTTATaacattaataatttaaaaaattacattATATCGacctaaaatattttattttaattaaaaaataaaaataaaaataaaaaaaaaggaaggagCGGCTCCCTCCAGAGAGGGAGCCGCTTCCCGCTGAAAATGAGGTTCCTCGTTTAAGCCACGTCAACGATCGGAGCTCTGTGGATGCTCTTATCAAAGGATTCTACCCCACGTGCCTCACACGTGCGAACATCTCCTTAAGTTAGAAGCCATCGGAGCAGCCACCTTACTGCTTCGGGCAAGGGTTTAGGTCACCGCCTCGCTCGTCTCGCTTTGTGGCTGCGATCTCTGTAGCTCGCCAAAAAGAATGAGGTCTGTGTAATTTCCACTTTGCAAGTCCACATCTTTCTTCGCTCTTGTGCTTCTCGTCTCTGTTCTACTTGGTTTTATGCTGCGGAAACGAAGAGCACGGAATGATGCCCGTTGGAACTCTTGTCGCCTACCTCCACCAGAGCTTCAATTATTGTTGTTCGTACATTTAAATAGTCCAAAATTTTCTTGGAGCATCACTTACCAACATCTAGTTGCATTATTTAAGCTAGTTGTTTTTGCTATAAGAGTATAGTGGACTTGCAATTTTTCAGGGGAAAATTTCCATCTTTTAGGCTACATGGATCATAAAATTGGAGATTACTTGAATACTGGAAACAATTTTGATACCCGTACTTGGAAAATATTGAACATTTTATCATATGCCCTATTGTCGTAGTCTCAACATAATTGTTTTTCCTTGACTTTTAAATTTTCATGATTAATGAGGTTGGCTGACTGTAGGCTAAAAAAAGACAGCGAagataaaattatattttctctAAATTGATAACTTGAGCTTTTAGAATTTATTAGAGATCCTGTATTTATGCATCTAGCATGAATGAAGATTAATTAAGTGGAATTAACAGAAGTGATGTTGCATTAGATTCTATCtaggataaaaaataaataaggaaggcAAAAAATTGTCAAGGTAAGTGAGCTAGATAAGAAAGTGCATATCATGTTCCTGTAAAGTAACTGAAAGACagcacttttttttttgttttgtttctgaAAGTTTTTTCTCAACTCATTATTTTGTCCGTGTTTTAATTTGTGCAATAGACAAGCATGTAGTTCATCAAATATCACTTGACATTTTGATGATATGCTAGCCGGGTCATGCCTGATCAAAATTCTCACGTGGAAAGTTTAAGGTGCTTGAACATTGTCACTAAGGATTTTCTTTTCTCATCCCTTTACGTAGCTTTTCCTTAAGCTCAATGATGGTGGTATTAGTCTATTAATTTAATATAGTATAAGGGATAAGAAATCCATTATGGAAACATGGCATTACAGCaccttttttttgttttgtttctgaAATTTTTTTCTCAACTCATTATTTTGTCCATGTTTTAATTTGTACAATAGACAAGCATGTAGTTCATCAAATATCACTTGACATTTTGATGAGATGCTAGTGGGTCATGCCTGATCAAAATTCTCACGTGGAAAAGTTTAAGGTGCTTGAACATTGTCACTAAGGATTTTCTTTTCTCATCCCTTTACGTAGCTTTTCCTTAAGCTCAATGATGGTGGTATTAGTCTGTTAATTTAATATAGTATAAAGGATAAGAAATCCATTATGGAAACATGCCATTTTGTGCCAGTTTGATTGtctataattaataaaaaattattttcttatgaATTATTTTACTTGTCAGTCGTTTCCCTGAAATCAAGTGGGCGCAGCGTATTGACAAGGTCTATGTCACTGTTCAATTGCCTGATGCAAGAGATGTGAAAGTTAATCTAGAACCTGATGGCATTTTCAATTTCTCTGCCACAGCTGgtgtttcaaataatttttacgaGCTAAAATTAGAACTTTTTGATAAAGTAAATAAAGAGGTAATGTTTCTAATTCCTTCTTAATCAACTGATATTTTCTTGTTTCCCATCACCTAACTTGTAATGCATTGCCTACCAGGAAAGCAAAATTAATATAGGTGTCAGGTCTATCTTTTGTGTGATTGAAAAAGCAGAGCCGCAGTGGTGGAAGAAGCTACTGCGTGGTGAGGGAAAGACTCCTCACTATGTGAAAGTTGATTGGGATAAGTGGGtagatgaagatgatgatggtATATTCCCTTGTACTTTCTTGCTTATTGGTTGTAACAAAATGGTACCATCATGATGAATACTTCTATCATATACATGCAAATCATGCATTTCTTTTCTTTACTACACATGGATGCTTGCTGAATGCATATCTCAGAGATGTATGATGCAAAATTTAAGGTTCATTTTGTTTGGCTAAAAGTCAGATGATGAATGCCCAGTCAGCAAATGCCATAGCACTTGATTTTTTATTTGCTTTTATTACCTGTATGCATGTATTCACTCAGAGCAAATTTACTTTTTTCTGTCCAGATCCGATTTTTTTCCTATTATCTTATCATTTAATGGTTGTCAAAAACCATTAAAATCATGAATTGGAAAAATGTCTCCACAAACTGATCAATGGCACTAAAACATTTTGGGTACGCAATGATGTTCATTTCCTCATATAATTAGTCATTCATGTGATATTATGGTCACACTACTTAAGAAATAGGGCTTATTAAGATTTTTTATCTTGATTTTTACGTGATCAATTTCTTTGCTTATGCTTTTGTCTATTGCTGTAGATGAATACCAGAACATTTCAGGTTGATATTTTCACATATCATTTATTGATCTTGAACCTGCCTCTTCTAGACAATGCCTGAAGAAATTATTACCTTCTATTGGTGATGTTTTGACTACATAACTGTCTTCAGTTTACCAAATAGGAAGTATTGTTCATGCTACTACTAAACTACTTGTCTGCTAAACCTTAAGACACTTGGGGCCACTCACTGGATATATTTAATGTATAATTGAATTAGCTCAACGCGttcaatcattttttttttgttcttccaTACATATAATTGACAAATCATTGGCTAGATTTTATTTCTTGGAACAATTTTGCAATTCATATGCCATTGGTGTTGCTGAGTTTTCCCCCCTGATTGACTATAGCAGGTCGGCCTGATTTGGATTTGGGAGGCATGGATTTTTCGGTAATGGCCACCTCCCATATTACTTCCTGCGAACTTTAATTCGGTTGATCTTTGATTTATTTGTATATTCATTTCCAGAAATTTGGTGATATGGGTGGTGGTGCTATGGATGATGATTTTGAAGATAGTGATGATGAAGGTAAAGTTGTAGAAGCTACCATTTAGTTAATTCCTTATAGTAATTTAATTTCATTGCGTTATTTGTTCCTATGCGCTGATATTCAAATATCAGTGATCTATTTTACTGCGTTTAATATTAGGAACTTTGTGTCAAACCATGTCAAAGGACTCTAATAACCTTATAAAAGATTGTCTCCTATAGTCCACACCCTTTCATGTCTTTGAGCTGAATAACTCATATTTAACCTCAATGAAGTCACTATATAGCTTACAATGTTACAaccatttgaaatatttactgaACTCTGATTTAGACATGTTAAATTTGTATGGCTTGAATTAGGATATAGAACAACTGAACAAGCCAGAGTCTCAACTATTTGAAGTTGCTTGTGTGCCTTATTTCTCAATTGAACTCTGTATGATTGTGTTGGTTGATTTAAGATATTTTACTATATCAAATATTAAAAGTTTGATAATAAGGAAATAATTTTACTTTGCATGGCATATTGTTGCCAAAAGTCTATTGGACTTGTTGGCAGGCACACACAAAAAAAGTGGGTATAAGAAGACAAAATAGAAGGGGAAAAATGATGGATTGTATAATGCAGAAATGTAAGAATAAAGCAAATTATGAATAACAAAGTAAGggtaaaaggcaaagaaaagctTTTCTTCACTTCCTTTTATGTTATTATgttgataaaatttcattttGATCCCATAATTTACTTTTTCATTTTATCCCTCAGTAATATTTTACATTTTACCTCCATATATTGGTataatagaaacaaaaatacCCCTTGACCCTAATGTTGCTTCTTCTCTTATGCAAACAATGATTTCTCCATTGAGATAATAAGATGAAGGtatatttgaaaaatcaaattcaaataatcaaataaattggGTAGAATTAAATTAGGCATGTAGATCGTGGGGAAGAAGAGATTCATAGAAGAGTTTATGGTGAAGTCTACAACAAGTTAACAAGATAGGTAAAGTGTGGAAAGGATTTGTAAGCACACTAAACAATCACAATTTTGTCATTCTAAATTTTCATAATTCCTATCTGGTCTTGTCACGTGTTGCACTTGGATGAACATTAGCCTCTCCAATTGTGTTGATGGAGGAGAGGTACTTGGTTTCTCTTTTGGATGGAGTGTTTTATGAGAAAGCTAGGGAAATCATTTCCCCACTGCTTGTCTTGTTGCGCTCCTTTTGTTATCCAGTGTAAATATAAAGGGGTATTGGATATTATATGCTCCAAAAGAAGTATAAGCCACTGTGATCTCGGTCAGCCATCAACATCTTTAGTGTTGATCCCAATATATTATTATATGATAGTTCTCAAGGCTGTTTTTTTTTACAAACTCTATCCTTCTATGTCAATGTCAGTATTCATCTAGTTTTCTCTTTAGTTTTCAGTTCATCAAATCTGGAGTGAGCACTAGAATAGTGATAGTGGTATATATTCAATGACGCTTTGCCTTTTGCTCGATGTCGTAACCATGCACTTAATGTCTTCTACTTTTTAACAGAGCCAGCAGAAAAAACTGAACATGCACCTGGAGACGCGAAAACCCAAGAAAACCTGTCGGATGACAAAAAAGAAGCTGATTGAAGCATGTGAAAGCCCTTCCATATGTTTTTGGCACCATTGTTGTGGTTTACTATCTGGATTGAGGAGACATGTTAAATTGCTATATTAGCCTTAAATCATCTAAGAGGAGACAAGGTGTTGAGATTATGAGATTAGCTTCTAGGGTTGACTGATTGTTGAAAATTGTGATTCCATGCTTTGCTAATCATGTCATTGAAGTTTAACTATTTACTCTGTCGCCAGCATGATTTGTTGAAACTGTGGTTGGCTTGTTTCATCcaattttctctcccttttttcttcctttttttaatgattatatGGTGTCATTGAAACTTGAGGTCATTAGAAAATTTCATCATTGTTGGTTTGTCATCCGTTCACCTTTTTCATGCATCATGAAGGATAAGAATATAAGTCCTCTCGGGATGGTGCAATGGTTAAGACATGAGATATTGTCATAGATCATTTAGATCATTGGATTCAAACTTAATATGTTTGAGTACTTTTTCTTATGTCTTGGTCATTGTATTAATGGTTAgtagttattcatgatttatttttttcgtGTTGGTCTTGGAGCATATTAATGGGGGTGTTGGGTGAGCCAATTATTTTTTGCCACATGAAAGATAATAATATAAGACATTTTTGCCTCGGCCTACAGTGTGGTAAAGCAATTTGAGAGAAATAGAGCATTGTGGTTCCAGTTCGGATCCTCTATCCCTAAATTTTTTTATCCTCGTGTCCTTTGTCGATCGGATGGATCATATTACATCTCAAGGTATCATGTCATTTTAAAGATGTGTGCAGTATCTTCGTGATGTGCAAGGCATCCTTGAAATGTAATTTGATCCGTCCGATCGATAAGGGGATACAGGGATAGAAAAATTTaaggacagaggatccgaactctgTGATTCCATCCGAGGCCAGATCCTTTGGATTACTTTTGCGGTCCAAAGGATGTCCCGTTTGTATATATTGGTAGGGATAAATGATCTTCATCTATTTTACAAGTAGAGATTATCTATCCCATCAATACATATAAAGGGACCATTATCATAAAAAATGGTCCAAGGATCTTCCCTGGTTCCATCCATGCTTGGGTGCTTAATTTCTTAATTTGAAGGAAACAAATGGAACAAACTGTGTTGAAGGATCCATTGAAAGCATTAATAAATAAtctttatattaataatatttatttcttctatttaaatttttttggtaaattattaaat from Zingiber officinale cultivar Zhangliang chromosome 4B, Zo_v1.1, whole genome shotgun sequence includes:
- the LOC121977050 gene encoding uncharacterized protein OsI_027940-like isoform X1, with the translated sequence MSRFPEIKWAQRIDKVYVTVQLPDARDVKVNLEPDGIFNFSATAGVSNNFYELKLELFDKVNKEESKINIGVRSIFCVIEKAEPQWWKKLLRGEGKTPHYVKVDWDKWVDEDDDAGRPDLDLGGMDFSKFGDMGGGAMDDDFEDSDDEEPAEKTEHAPGDAKTQENLSDDKKEAD
- the LOC121977050 gene encoding uncharacterized protein OsI_027940-like isoform X2, coding for MSRFPEIKWAQRIDKVYVTVQLPDARDVKVNLEPDGIFNFSATAGVSNNFYELKLELFDKVNKEESKINIGVRSIFCVIEKAEPQWWKKLLRGEGKTPHYVKVDWDKWVDEDDDGRPDLDLGGMDFSKFGDMGGGAMDDDFEDSDDEEPAEKTEHAPGDAKTQENLSDDKKEAD